A genomic region of Canis aureus isolate CA01 chromosome 16, VMU_Caureus_v.1.0, whole genome shotgun sequence contains the following coding sequences:
- the MRPL38 gene encoding large ribosomal subunit protein mL38, translating to MAAPWWRAALYGSRRWRGFSTSAALSRRTAPLGPMPNEDIDVSNLERLEKYRSFHRYRRRAEQEARAPHWWRTYREHFGEESDPKDKVDIGLPPPKVCRTQQLLERKRVLRELRANSEEERTARLGTARIPMEAVRAEWEKTCGPYHKQRLAEYYGLYRDLFRGATFVPRVPLHVAYAVGEDDLMPVYHGNEVTPAEAAQAPEVTYEADKGSNWTLLLTNLDGHLLEPDAEYVHWLVTNIPGNSVAEGQETCPYMPPFPARGSGFHRFAFLLFKQDKPIDFSEDTRPSPCYQLAQRTFHTFDFYKKHQEAMTPAGLAFFQCRWDDSVTHIFHQLLDMQEPVFEFVRPPSYHPKQKRFPHRQPLRYLDRYRDSHEPTYGIY from the exons ATGGCGGCGCCCTGGTGGCGAGCCGCGCTGTATGGAAGCCGGAGGTGGCGGGGCTTCAGCACCTCGG ccgccctgAGCCGCCGGACCGCCCCTCTGGGGCCGATGCCCAACGAGGACATCGATGTGAGCAATTTGGAGCGGCTGGAGAAATACCGCAGCTTCCACCGCTACCGGCGCCGGGCGGAGCAGGAGGCGCGGGCCCCCCACTGGTGGCGGACCTACCGGGAGCATTTCGGGGAGGAGTCAG ATCCCAAAGATAAGGTTGACATTGGGCTGCCCCCACCCAAGGTCTGCCGGACCCAACAGCTGCTGGAGCGGAAACGGGTCCTTCGGGAGCTGCGGGCCAACTCAGAGGAGGAACGCACTGCCCGCCTCGGCACAG CACGCATCCCGATGGAGGCTGTGCGGGCCGAGTGGGAAAAGACCTGTGGCCCCTACCACAAGCAGCGTCTGGCTGAATACTACGGCCTCTATCGAGATCTGTTCCGTGGTGCCACCTTCGTGCCCCGAGTCCCCCTGCATGTGGCCTATGCTGTGGGTGAGGATGACTTGATGCCCGTGTACCACGGCAATGAGGTCACTCCAGCAGAG GCTGCCCAGGCCCCGGAGGTGACCTATGAGGCAGACAAGGGCTCCAATTGGACACTGCTGCTCACCAACTTGG ATGGACACTTGCTGGAGCCAGATGCTGAATACGTCCACTGGCTGGT AACCAATATCCCAGGCAACAGTGTGGCTGAAGGACAGGAGACTTGTCCCTACATGCCCCCTTTCCCTGCCCGAGGTTCCGGCTTCCACCGCTTTGCCTTCCTGCTCTTTAAGCAGGATAAGCCAATTGACTTCTCTGAGGACACCCGGCCCTCACCCTG CTACCAGCTGGCCCAGCGGACCTTCCACACTTTTGATTTCTACAAGAAGCACCAGGAAGCCATGACACCAGCTGGGCTGGCCTTTTTCCAGTGTCGCTGGGATGATTCAGTGACCCACATCTTCCACCAGCTTCTGG ACATGCAGGAGCCCGTGTTTGAGTTTGTGCGGCCACCCTCTTACCACCCCAAACAGAAGCGCTTCCCCCACCGGCAGCCCCTGCGCTACCTGGACCGGTATAGGGACAGTCACGAACCCACCTACGGCATCTACTGA